The Sphingobium sp. JS3065 genomic sequence CCAGCACAATATGGTGGAGAGAGGTTTTCATAGCGCGCAACAGTTCCGCTTGCGCCAGACCAGATAGCCCATGTCCTCGCCGATGGCGGGGTAGACCTGGCCTGCCGACATGAAGGTGGTGGAAGCGCCAATGGGCGCGCAGGCGTAGCGGCCCTTGGTCTGCGGATTGGGATTGGTGGCCTGGAAGCGGTATTGCTGCTTGCGCATCACCGGCATCAGATACTTGCCGCACAGGCCCTTGCCGCCCATCGTGCCCCAGGCGACGAGTTCGCGGTGGAGCTTGTAGGCAAAGCGGGCGAGGGCAAGCCGCGAGGCCTGGACATGGCCGATCGTTGCCGAGACGTTGCCGTTGAGCGGATACATCGTGCCTTGGCAGCCCGCGCACCAGAACAGCGCGTCCGACGGCAGCTTGGCTGTCGCGAGGACGCAGTCGGCAGCGCATGCCGCCAGCGCCAGCGGATTGGCGAACAGCACGGCCTCGGGGTTGATGATCGCAGTGAGCTCGCTGTCCTGCCAGAGTGGGTCGATCTCTGTGATGTAGAGAATGTCGATCGAGCCCGATTCAAGGCAGAGGAAATCAGCGACGATCTCCATCCAGTAGATCAGCGGGTACGCATACCAGTGGACGTGCCACTGCGAGTTGTACTGCGTCGCGCCGCCGACCGCCGAGGGACCTGCCATCGACTTGAAGCCAATGTCGAAGCCGGGGTCGAGCTTCATTCCGCCGAGGTTGACGAAGCACCAGGGCTTCATGCTGACGTCGGCAAGCCGCACCGGCTCCCAGAACCCCATGGCAATGCCAGGGCGCAGCCCGCACAGGCACACCGGCAACGCCGGATTGTCGGGGTCTGGTCGCCCCGATGGCCAGATCTTCAGGCCACCGATCGAGATCGGGAACAGGCACGACCAGCAGATATCGGTGATCGGGTTGACGAACTTGCCGGTGCAGCGGCCCGGCCCCGCCGAAGCGGACGCTGGCGAACTGCTGGCAAAAGCCAGGAGCAGCGAGGCGAGAAGCGCAAAGCAGTGCCTTGCTGCTGGGCGAGATTTCCAGATCATGGCTGTTGTCCAGGCTTGGGCCTGATGGCCTGTTCGGTGACGAGGAGGACGCGGCCCTGCTGCTCGACCGTTGCCGGCACCGCGCGGATGCCGAAGCGTTCGACAAGCTTGCCGCCCTGGTCGAAATAGAAACGCCGCTGGCGTGCCTTCATCAGATCGAGCGGGGCGCCGTTCACCAGGATGAACTTGGCCGTCGTTCCGGCGTAGCGCCTGGCGGCCCAGTCAACCTGTGCGGCATCGTCGCCATTGAGGAAGACCAACGGCGCGCGCAGCGGCACCGTATCGAGCGGATTGACCCGGGTGCCGCGCGCCATGATGACCCGGCCCTTGTCATCGCGGATGTCGGCTTCGACCGTGATGGTCGGATCGAAGTTCCAGCGCCGCATGGCCGATGCCGTCACGATTCCCGCGACCGGTGCCGGGCGCTTGACCCGCGCGATGGTCCGCCGCTTCAAATCCTCGTTAAGCCGGGCCGTCTCGCCGGTTTTTTCGAGGTGCTGGAGGCGCGCATGGATCTGCTGGAGGAGATCGGGCTCGATCACCGGCCAGACGGCGCCTTGCTGGCCGTAGTCGCGGGCCTCTGCCTGCCCTGCGAAAATCTGACCGCCGAGAACCAGCGTCAGCGCAGTGACGCACAGGGGAAAGCTGAGCGCCTTCACAACACCGGCCTCCCGACCCCGAGCACGGATCTGGCGCAGATCCAGCCAATCGCGGCGTAACGGCTGTCGAACCCGTCCTTGTGATCGGTCGCCACAAAATAGCAGCCCTTGGGGATGATGCCGGTCGGCCCCAATGCCAGCGGTTCGCCCAGCCGGCTGGCGACCTTGGCGATAGCAACCGCCTTGCCGCCCACAAAGAAGGTGCGACCCTTTTCCGTGACCACGTCACCGGCGATCCCCATGACGCGCTTGCCGAAGGGCTGGGGGGCATTCCCGAAATGCCGGGTCAGCAGCGCCGATGGCGGCGGATCGAACAGGATCAAGTCGCCGCGTGCGGGCACTGCGCTGCGGTCAAGCCAGATTGCCCAGTACGGCAGTGACGGGCTGGCATTGATCATCAGTGCATGGGTCTGCGCGAAGTTCGTCGTCGCGCCGAGCGCGAGCGTAGCAGTGCCAAGCCCGGTCCAGAGGGCAAGCCGCGGCCAGCCCGTGCGGAGCCGGCCAGCGCGGGGCGAGGGAACATCAGCGGCTGGCATGGGCGACGGCCCCCATCCGGCGCGCAACGTCGGCGCGCACTTCGGCGGTCAGATCCGGCACGGTCCCGGCGACCACGGCTTCGGCGACCAGGACGGTGCGGCCTTGCTTTCCGAGCTTTGCGACCGAGGCTTCGACCGCCTTCAAATAGGTCTCGACACGCACCTTCATCGCTTCGGGCGGCCTGCCCGAACGCGCCTCGGCCTCGACAAAGTCACCCATGATCTGGCTGAGCTGGACTGTGACCACCTCGCGGCGCTCGAGCGTGACGATCTTGTGGGTTGCCCAGGCACCCCAGAGCGTCGAACCAATCAGGCTGGCCGTGATTGCGAGCGCGCCGAGCGAGATACCGGCGAAGCGGCGTGGTGCGGTTGATGTTGCCAGAATGTTCCTCACGGGACTTCCTTTCGGGGAGCAAGGGCGGCCGAGACATCGTCGAGGAAGCGCGGCAGGCGCCAGATCACGATGAGCGTGGCCACGCCGAACAGGCCGAGCTTCAGTTCATTGATGAAGCCTGCCTGGGCCGCGGGATCGGCCGCGAGGTAGTGCGCGGCGAGATTGCCGAGGTGCATGAAGAACAGGCCAAGGTCGCCGCCCGCCAGCAGCAGGAAGAAGAGCAGCGGCAGTCCGAGGACCGCGAGGTAGATCGAGCCAAGGTAAGCTCCCGCCTTGATCAGGATGAAGCAGATATCGCGCAGCGGCTGCCGCCAGTGCCGGGTGCTGATGGGGCCGGGCGGGTTGTCGCCGGGCGGCGTTTCCACTTCGCGGTCGAACGGCGAGACAAGGTGAAGGGGCATGGAAAGGTCCTTTGGTTGGCTGGATTCAGTCGTGGTCGGGAAAGGCGATGCGCTCGATCGCATCGGCAAGCTGGTGGCCGCGCGCGATCTCGGCATCGATCGCCGCGAAGGTCTGGGGCGAGCTGGAGAACAGCGTGGCCGAATAGTCGTCGAGCACGAGCCGGCCGATTGTCTCGGTTTCCGGTCCTTTGATGAAGACCTCGGAATAGGAGTTGCCCTGCCGCTTGAGGCTGCGGATCAACGTCTCGGTGCGGTCGTCCATGTCGAGGCGTTTGCTGGCCTTGAAATCGGCGATCGTCTCGGGCTTCTGCTGGAGGATCAGCATCCAGTCGCTGTTCTCGAGTGCCGCCGTCGCACCATCGGACTTGTAGTAGTCGTTCAAGGACTGGGTCGCGGTGGCGAGCGCGCCGCCGTATTTGCGGCAGGTGCGGGCATAGGTTTCGACGAACTCACCCATCGAGCCGCCTTTCAGCATCGACCAGGCCTCGTCGATGAGCAGCAACTTCCTCACCGAGCGTGGGCTTCGCGTCATCGCCTGGCTGGTCATGAACATGATCGCCGAGAGGACCACCGAGCGTAGTTCCTCGCGGGCCGCGAGATCCGACATCTCGAAAACGGTGAAGTCGCTGGTCAGGTCGAGGCTGGCCTGGCCCTCGAAGAAGGCGCCGTACGTGCCGCCCGCCATGAACGGGCCAAGCGCGGTCGCCAGGTCGGCCGCAGTGTCGTGGCCGGAGCTGGCCAGCGCCTCGCCGATCGCGGTGATGGTCGCCTGGGTGCCGAGCTCGCTCCACACCGTGTTCACAGCCCGGTCGATGAGCCCGCGCTCGGTATCGGTGAGCGCG encodes the following:
- a CDS encoding TrbI F-type domain-containing protein, whose protein sequence is MRNILATSTAPRRFAGISLGALAITASLIGSTLWGAWATHKIVTLERREVVTVQLSQIMGDFVEAEARSGRPPEAMKVRVETYLKAVEASVAKLGKQGRTVLVAEAVVAGTVPDLTAEVRADVARRMGAVAHASR
- a CDS encoding S26 family signal peptidase translates to MPAADVPSPRAGRLRTGWPRLALWTGLGTATLALGATTNFAQTHALMINASPSLPYWAIWLDRSAVPARGDLILFDPPPSALLTRHFGNAPQPFGKRVMGIAGDVVTEKGRTFFVGGKAVAIAKVASRLGEPLALGPTGIIPKGCYFVATDHKDGFDSRYAAIGWICARSVLGVGRPVL
- the traU gene encoding conjugal transfer pilus assembly protein TraU; the encoded protein is MIWKSRPAARHCFALLASLLLAFASSSPASASAGPGRCTGKFVNPITDICWSCLFPISIGGLKIWPSGRPDPDNPALPVCLCGLRPGIAMGFWEPVRLADVSMKPWCFVNLGGMKLDPGFDIGFKSMAGPSAVGGATQYNSQWHVHWYAYPLIYWMEIVADFLCLESGSIDILYITEIDPLWQDSELTAIINPEAVLFANPLALAACAADCVLATAKLPSDALFWCAGCQGTMYPLNGNVSATIGHVQASRLALARFAYKLHRELVAWGTMGGKGLCGKYLMPVMRKQQYRFQATNPNPQTKGRYACAPIGASTTFMSAGQVYPAIGEDMGYLVWRKRNCCAL
- the traW gene encoding type-F conjugative transfer system protein TraW, which codes for MCVTALTLVLGGQIFAGQAEARDYGQQGAVWPVIEPDLLQQIHARLQHLEKTGETARLNEDLKRRTIARVKRPAPVAGIVTASAMRRWNFDPTITVEADIRDDKGRVIMARGTRVNPLDTVPLRAPLVFLNGDDAAQVDWAARRYAGTTAKFILVNGAPLDLMKARQRRFYFDQGGKLVERFGIRAVPATVEQQGRVLLVTEQAIRPKPGQQP